The genomic DNA CGCTCATGGTGGCGGCAGAAGTGTCGAGGAACGGCTGCGGGTACACACCAAGCACGATTAGCAGCACCGCCAGGCCCAGTACCATGATCAGCTCGCGGCCGTCCATGCCGGCCAGCACGGTGTCGCTCTTGCTTGGGCCGAAGTAGGCACGGTGGATCATGATCAGCGAGTAGACCGAGCCGAAGACCAGGCCGGTGGTAGCGATCACGGTGATCCACGGCACGCTGGCGAAGCTGCCGATCAGGATCAGGAACTCGCCAACGAAGTTGCCGGTGCCTGGCAGGCCCAGCGATGCAGCAGCGAAGAACAGGCTGATGGCAGGCAGGTAGGCGATGCGGTGCCACAGGCCACCCATCTGGCGCATGTCACGGGTGTGCAGGCGCTCGTACAGCTGGCCGGACAGGATGAACAGCGCGGCAGCCGAAAGGCCGTGGGCCAGCATCTGGATCACCGCGCCTTGCAGGGCCTGCTGGCTGCCGGAGTAGATACCGATCAGTACGAAGCCCATGTGCGAGACGCTGGAGAAGGCGATCAGGCGCTTGATGTCGGTTTGCGCGAAGGCCAGGAAGGCACCGTAGAAGATACCGATCAGGCCCAGGGTCATGGCGATCGGTGCAAACTCTGCCGAAGCGTTCGGGAACAGCGGCAGGGCGAAACGCAGCAGGCCGTAGGCCGCTGTTTTCAGCAAGATGCCCGCCAGGTCTACGGAACCTGCGGTCGGTGCCTGGGCGTGCGCATCAGGCAGCCAGGAGTGGAACGGCACCACCGGCAGCTTCACCGCGAAGGCGATGAAGAAGCCCAGCATCAGCAGGTATTCGACGCCAGCCGGCAGTTCGGCCTTGAGCAGGTCGCTGTAGTTGAAGGTGAGCACGCCGGTGGTGTTGTAGTTGACCAGCACCAGGCCAAGAATCGCCACCAGCATGATCAGGCCGCTGGCCTGGGTGAAGATGAAGAACTTGGTGGCGGCGTAGATCCGGGTCTTCTTGCCGTCTGCCGAGCTGTGACCCCAGAGCGCGATGAGGAAATACATCGGCACCAGCATCATTTCCCAGAAGAAGAAGAACAGGAACAGGTCCAGGGCCAGGAATACACCGACCACGCCGCCCAGGATCCACATCAGGTTGAGGTGGAAGAAGCCGACGTGGCGCTGGATTTCTTTCCAGGAGCACAGCACCGAGAGCACACCGAGCAGGCCGGTGAGCAGGATCATCAGCAGCGACAGGCCGTCCAGGGCCAGGTGGATGCTGATGCCGAAGCGCTTGATCCACTCGAGCTTGTATTCGAGTGCCCAGGCAGGTTCGGCGCCCGGTGCAGGGGCCAGGGTGTAGTCGCCGGTGCCCCACAGCCACAGGCCGATGCCGAGCAGCAGGGACATGGTCAGCAGCGCGATCCAGCGCGGCAGGGTGGAGCCGAAGCGCTCACCCAGCCAGCACAGGAAGCCGCCGATGAAAGGGATCAGGATCAGCCAAGGCAAAATCATGACGGGTTGGTTTCCTTTGGCAAAGTCGCAAGATTCATAGTCATACCGCAGCCACTACCACAGCACCGAGTACCAGCACGGCGCCGACAGCGATCGAGGCGGTGTACCAGCGCAGCTGGCCGGTCTCGGTCTTGCTCATGGCGACGTGGCCGCCACGCGCCATCCGAGGGATCAGGCCGATGCTGCGGTCAACCGGATCCTTGCGCAGGATGTGGCTGATCAGCAGGTAAGGTTTGACGAAGAGCTTGTCGTAGATCCAGTCGAAGCCCCAGGCGGCGAACCACCAGGCCGAAAGGACGCGGCCGATGCTGCTGTTGGCGACGGCGCTGACGAAGCGGCGCTTGCCCAGGAACAGCAGGGCCGACAGCAGGATACCGGCGATGGCGATGGCGCCTGAGGCGATCTCCAGCGAGTGCTTGGCTTCACCGCCGGCATGGCCTGCGCTTTCAGGCAGCACGCCTGCCAGCGGCGGGTGGATCCAGGCGCCGACGAAGGTCGACAGCACGATCAGCACGCCCAGCGGCAGCCAGTGGCTGATGCCGTGGCCGGCGTGGGCCTCGGTCTTGGCTTCGCCGTGGAAGGCGATGAAGATCAGGCGGAAGGTGTACAGCGAGGTCATGAACGCACCGACCAGGCCGGCGTACAGCAGGCCGGTATTACCGCTGGCGAAGGCTTCCCAGAGGATCTCATCCTTGGAGTAGAAGCCTACGGTCAGGATCGGCAGGGCGGCCAGGGCGGCACCACCGACCACGAAGCTGGCGTAGGCCAGCGGCAGTTTCTTCCACAGGCCACCCATCTTGAAGATGTTCTGCTCGTGGTGGCAGGCAACGATCACCGCACCCGAAGCAAGGAACAGCAGGGCCTTGAAGAAGGCGTGGGTCATCAGGTGGAAGATTGCCGCGTCCCAGGCACCCACGCCCAGCGCCAGGAACATGTAGCCGATCTGGCTCATGGTCGAGTAGGCGAGGATACGCTTGATGTCGGTCTGCACCAGTGCGGCGAAACCGGCCAGCACCAGGGTCACACCACCGACCACACCGACCAGGTGCAGGATGTCCGGGGCCAACAGGAACAGGCCGTTGGTACGGGCGATCAGGTACACGCCTGCGGTCACCATGGTGGCGGCGTGGATCAGTGCCGAAACCGGGGTCGGGCCTGCCATCGCATCGGCCAGCCAGGTCTGCAGCGGCAGTTGGGCCGACTTACCGACCGCGCCACCCAGCAGCATCAGCGTTGCCAGGACCATCCAGGTGTCGCCCGCCTGGAACTTCTGCGGTGCCAACACCAGCAGTTCCTGCACATTCAAGGTACCCAGCTGGACGAACAGGATGAACAGGCCGATGGCCAGGAACACGTCGCCGATACGGGTAACGATGAAAGCCTTGAGTGCTGCATTACCGTTGTTGCGGTTGCTGTAGTAGAAACCGATCAACAGGTAAGAGCACAGGCCCACGCCTTCCCAGCCGAAGTAGATGAACAGCAGGTTATCGCCCAGGATCAGGAACAGCATGCTGGCGATGAACAGGTTGGTGTACGAGAAGAAGCGCGAGTAACCGGCTTCGCCACGCATGTACCAAGAGGCGAACAGGTGGATCAGGAAGCCCACGCCGGTGACCACGCCGAGCATGGTGACCGACAGGCCGTCCAGGTACAGGGTGAAGTTCGGCGCGAAGCCGTCCACCGACATCCACTGCCACAACAGCTGGCTGTACGCGCCGCCTTCAGGCGGGGCGACATTGAATTGCCAGATGACGTAAGCCGCCACGGCGGCCGAGAGGCCGACCGAGCCGACGCCGATCAGGGCGGACAGGTTCTCCGAGAACCGCCCGCGCGAGAACGACAGCAGCAAAAAGCCGATCAGGGGGAAGACGAAAGTCAGGAAGAGAAGGTTCATCCGCGCATCTCACTGGCAGCATCGATGTCGAGAGTGTGGAAGCGGCGATACAGCTGCAGCAGGATCGCCAGGCCGATACTGGCCTCGGCGGCTGCCAGGCTGATCACCAGAATGAACATCACCTGGCCGTCGGGCTGGACCCAACGGGCACCGGCGACGATGAACGCCAGGGCAGAGGCGTTCATCATGACTTCCAGGCTCATGAGCACGAAGAGGATGTTGCGGCGGACCATCAGGCCAACCAGACCTAAGCAGAACAGGATGCCGGCGACGGCCAGACCATGCTCGAGAGGGATAGCACCCATGATTTACTCCTTCGCCTCATTGCGGCCCAGGTGGAAGGCGGTGACGGCTGCGGCGAGCAGCAGCATCGAGGCCAGTTCGACCACCAGCAGGTAAGGGCCGAACAGGCTGATACCCACTTCTTTCGGGCCCACGGTGGTGCCGCTGATGCCGGCACCGCTCGGGGTGACGAACAGCACGTACAGCAGCTCCAGCAGCAGCAGGGTGCCGAGTATCACCGGCCCTGCCCAGATGCCGGGTTTGAGCCAGCCGCGTTCCTGGGCGACCGAGGCCGGCCCCAGGTTGAGCATCATCACCACGAAGACGAACAGCACCATGATGGCGCCGGCGTAGGCGATCACTTCCAGGGCGCCGGCGAACGGCGCACCCAGGGCGAAGAAGATCATTGCCACGGAAATCAGCGAAATGATCAGGTAGAGCAGGGCGTGCACGGGGTTGGTGCCGGTCACCACCCGAAGGGTGGAAACCACGGCGATCCCGGATGCGAAGTAGAAAGCGAATTCCATCTTTCTGTCCTTATGGGAGCAAGCTCTTCACGTTGATCGGCTCGGCTTCGTTCTGTGCAGAGCCTTTCGGCTTGCCAGCGATCGCCATACCCGCAACACGGTAGAAGTTGTAGTCAGGGTTCTTGCCGGGGCCGGAGATCAGCAGATCTTCTTTCTCGTACACCAGGTCCTGACGCTTGAACTCGGCCATTTCGAAATCCGGAGTCAGCTGGATCGCGGTGGTCGGGCACGCTTCCTCGCACAGGCCGCAGAAAATGCAGCGCGAGAAGTTGATGCGGAAGAACTCCGGGTACCAGCGGCCGTCCTCGGTCTCGGCCTTCTGCAGCGAGATGCAGCCGACCGGGCAGGCCACCGCGCAGAGGTTGCACGCTACGCAGCGCTCCTCGCCGTCGGGGTCGCGGGTAAGGACGATGCGCCCGCGATAGCGCGGCGGCAGGTACACGGGTTCTTCGGGGTACTGCAGGGTGTCGCGCTTGCGGAACCCGTGGGAGAACACCATTGCCAGGCTGCGCAGCTGAGTGCCGGTGCCCTTAACGATGTCGCCGATATATTTGAACATGGGTCAAATCCTCACTGGGCCGCGACGGCTGGCGTGTTGTAAAGCACGATCGCAGCGGTCACCAGCAAATTGATCAGGGTCAGCGGCAGGCAGAACTTCCAGCTGAAGTCCATCACCTGGTCATAGCGTGGGCGCGGGATCGAAGCGCGCAGCAGGATGAACAGCATGATGAAGAACGCGGTTTTCAGCGCGAACCACAGGAACGGCACTTGCGGCAGGATGCCGAACGGGCCGTGCCAGCCACCGAAGAACAGGGTCACCAGCAGCGCCGAGATGAGGATGATGCCGATGTACTCACCGACGAAGAACATGCCCCATTTCATGCCGGCATACTCGATGTGGTAGCCGTCGGCCAGTTCCTGTTCCGCTTCCGGCTGGTCGAACGGGTGACGGTGAGTCACGGCGACGCCGGCGATGAAGAAGGTGCAGAAGCCGAAGAACTGCGGAATGATGAACCACAGGTTCTGGGCCTGGTATTCAACGATGTCACGCATGTTGAACGAGCCCACCTGCACCACCACGCCCATCAGCGCCAGGCCCAGGAACACTTCGTACGACACGGTCTGTGCCGACGCACGCAAGCTGCCCAGCAGGGCGTACTTGTTGTTCGACGACCAGCCGGCGAACAGCACCGCGTAGACCGACAGGCCGGCCATGGCAAAGAAGAACAGCAGGCCGATGTTCAGGTCGGCAACGCCCCAGCCCGGTGTGATCGGGATGATCGAGAAACCGATCAGCAGCGCGCTCATGGCCACGACTGGTGCCAAGGTGAAAATCATCTTGTCGACGAAGGGCGGGTTCCAGTCTTCCTTGAAGAACATCTTCAGCATGTCGGCGGCGATCTGGAACATGCCGAACGGGCCGACACGGTTCGGGCCGTAACGGTCCTGCCACCAGCCCAGCAGGCGGCGCTCGACAAAGCTGAGCAGTGCGCCGCAGACCACTACGGCCAGCAGCACCACGATAGCCTTGACGACCTGGATGATCACATCGATCACTTCGGGGGTGAACCAGCTCATTGTGCTGCCTCCTGCAGACCTTCGACGGATGCACCGAAGATGGCCGGCGGGATGCCGGCCAGGCCTTTGGGCAGCGCGACCAGGCCAGCGCCCAGTTCTTCATTGATGCGCAGCGGCAGGCGCAGGGCCACACCGGCCACGTTCAGGCTCAGCAGAGTCCCTTCGTTGACGCCCAGGCGGTCGGCCTCGGACTTGGCCAGTGCCACGTAGGCGGCAGGGATGCGCTCTTGAACCGGTGCAGCGCGCGAGGAGCTTTCTTCGCTGCCGAACAGGTGGAAGAACGGTACTGCGGTCCAGGTGCCACGGGCCGGGTTGAAGGCGCCCGGAATGGCGTTGAACCAGTTCAGGCGGTCGCCTTGCGATTCGATCAGGCGCACGCCCGGGTCACCGGCACGCAGGTGGCCGCCGACCTCGTCCTGGAACTTGTTCCAGGCTTGCGGCGAGTTCCAACCCGGCGACCAGGCGAACGGCACCTGCTGGCGCGGTTCGGCGGAGCCCGAGTAGCCTTCCATGGAGAAGGCGAACGCGGTGTCCTTGTCCTGCGGGGTGCGTGGCTCGTGCACGCTGATGTTGGCGCGCATCGCGGTACGGCCGGAGTAGCGCAGCGGCTCACGGGCCAGCTTCATGCCCTTGATGCGGAACGCCGCCGAAGGTGCCGCGTTGACGATGCCGGCCAGTTGCGGGGCAGCTTCGGCGCAGGCGCTGGTGACGTGGTCCAGCTGGGTCCAGTCGACCGGCTTGTTCAGCAGGGTGGCACGCAGGGCGTGCATCCAGCGCCAGCCTTCGTGAACCAGGATGCTGCTGTCCAGGTACTGCGGGTCGAACACCTGGAAGAAGCGCTGGGCACGGCCTTCCTGGCTGACCAGGGTACCGTCGCCTTCGGCGAACGAGGCCGCCGGCAGCACCAGATGGGCACGCTCCAGGGTGGCAGTGTTGGAATGGTCGGCGACGATGACGACCTTCGCAGCTGCCAGGGCGGCATCGACCTTGGCGGCCGGTACGCGGGTGTACAGGTCGTTTTCCAGCACCACGATGGCGTCGGCTTTGCCGCTGATGACCGCATCCAGCGCGGCATCGGCGGACTCGCCACCGAGCATGGCCAGGCCAAGGCTGTTGGCCTCAGGTACGACCAGGCTCAGCGAGCCGTTTTTCTCGCGCAGCTTCAGGGCCTTGGCGATGTTCGCGGCAGCTTCGATCAGCGCAGGGTCGGCCAGCGAAGTACCGGCCACCACCAGCGGGCGCTTGGCGGCGACCAGGGCGTCGGCGATGCGCTTGGCCAGGGCCAGGGCTTCGTCGTCCAGACCTGCAACGGCCGGGGCGCTCGGGTCGATGGCGTGGGCCACGGCGAAGCCGATGCGCGCAAGGTCGGCGGGGGCGGCGTGCACGCATTCTTCGGCGACGTCGTCCAGCTTGGTTTCAGCCAGGCTGGCGATGAACAGCGGGTACAGCGCGTGCTGGCCGATGTTCTTCACTGCAGCGTCGAGCCAAGGCTGCACTTTCATGGCCTCGGCCATGGCTTCTGCCTTGCCTTTAGTGGCCTGGCGCACGGCCAGGGCAACGCGGGCGGCGGTCTGGGTCAGGTCTTCGCCGAGCACGAACACTGCGTCGTGGTCTTCGATGTCGCGCAGGGTCGGCACCGGCAGCGGGCTGTTGTTCAGCACGTCCAGGGCCAGACGTACGCGGGCCAGCTCACCGGCTTCCATACCCGAGTAAAAGTAGTCGGCACCGACCAGCTCGCGCAGGCCGTAGTTGCTTTCCAAGCTGGCGCGGGGCGAGCCGATACCGACGATGGTGCGGCCGCGCAGCAGGTCGGCGGCCTTGTCCAGGGCAGCGTCCAGGCCCAGCTTGGTGCCATCGGCCAGGCGTGGCTGGCGTGGGCGGTCGGTGCGGTTTACGTAGCCATAACCGAAGCGGCCACGGTCGCACAGGAAGTACTGGTTGACCGAGCCGTTGAAACGGTTTTCGATCCGGCGCAGCTCGCCGTAGCGCTCGCCCGGGCTGATGTTACAGCCGCTGGAGCAGCCGTGGCAGATGCTCGGGGCGAACTGCATGTCCCACTTGCGGTTGTAGCGCTCGGAGTGGGTCTTGTCGGTGAACACGCCGGTCGGGCAGACCTCGGTCAGGTTGCCGGAGAACTCGCTTTCCAGCACGCCGTCTTCAACGCGGCCGAAGTACACGTTGTCGTGGGCGCCATAGACACCCAGGTCGGTACCGCCTGCGTAGTCCTTGTAGTAGCGCACGCAGCGATAGCAGGCGATGCAGCGGTTCATCTCGTGAGCGATGAACGGGCCGAGGTCCTGGTTCTGGTGGGTACGCTTGGTGAAACGGTAGCGGCGCTCGTTGTGGCCGGTCATTACCGTCATGTCCTGCAGGTGGCAGTGGCCGCCTTCCTCGCACACCGGGCAGTCGTGCGGGTGGTTGGTCATCAGCCATTCGACGACGCTGGCGCGAAACGCCTTGGATTCGTCATCGTCGATGGAAATCCAGGTGCCGTCGGAGGCAGGGGTCATGCAGGACATGACGATACGACCACGGGTGTCGTTCTCGTCGGTGTACTGCTTGACCGCACACTGCCGACAGGCGCCAACGCTTCCAAGCGCCGGGTGCCAGCAGAAATAGGGGATGTCGAGGCCGAGCGACAGACACGCCTGTAACAGGTTGTCTGCACCGTTGACTTCGAGCGCTTTGCCGTCTACGTGGATAGTGGCCATTGTTCAAAGTTCTTCGTTGGCCCGCGTGAGCGGGCGTGGCTAATGGAAATCTGTAAGCCTGCGGCCCGCCGCGAATCGTTCGGGCCGGCCTGCAGGCTGGCGGATGGCACGGACCACCCGCGTTCTATCTTTTTATGCGCCGACTACAATCGGCCCGGCCTGGATTGGCTTCGCCAGGTTCGGGCGCAGGGTGCCAGCGCTTTCAGGCGCTACACCGGCCTCGAACTCCGAGCGGAAGTACTTGATGGCACTGCCCAGCGGCTCGACGGCACCGGGTGCGTGAGCGCAGAAGGTACGGCCTGGGCCGAGGAAGTTGACCAGACCCAGCAGGGTCTCGATGTCTTCGGCACGGCCCTGGCCATTTTCCAGGGAACGCAACATTTTCACGCTCCACGGCAGGCCGTCCCGGCAGGGCGTGCACCAGCCGCACGATTCGCGGGCGAAGAACTCTTCCATGTTGCGTAGCAGCGAAACCATGTTGACGCTGTCGTCGACCGCCATGGCAAGGCCCGTACCCATGCGGGTACCGACCTTGGCGATGCCGCCGGCGTACATCTGCGCGTCGAGGTGCTCGGGCAGCAGGAAACCGGTACCGGCGCCACCTGGCTGCCAGCACTTGAGCTTGAAGCCGTCGCGCATGCCGCCGGCGTAGTCTTCGAACAGCTCACGGGCGGTCACGCCGAACGGCAGCTCCCACAGCCCCGGGTTCTTGACCTTGCCGGAGAAGCCCATCAGCTTGGTGCCGTGGTCCTCGCTGCCTTCGCGGGCCAGCGACTTGTACCAGTCGTTGCCATTGGCGACGATGGCCGGCACGTTGCACAGGGTCTCGACGTTGTTTACGCACGTCGGCTTGCCCCACACACCCACGGCGGCAGGGAAGGGCGGCTTGGAGCGCGGGTTGGCGCGGCGGCCTTCCAGCGAGTTGATCAGTGCGGTTTCTTCACCGCAGATGTAGCGCCCGGCACCGGTGTGCACGAACAGTTCGAAGTCGAAGCCCGAGCCGAGGATGTTCTTGCCCAGCAGGCCGGCAGCCTTGGCTTCATCGATGGCGCGGTTGAGGTTTTTCGCCGCAGTGGTGTACTCGCCACGCAGGAAGATGTAGCCGCGGTAGGCCTTCAGGGCGCGGGCGCTGATCAGCATGCCCTCGACCAGCAGATGGGGCTGTTGCTCCATCAGCATGCGGTCCTTCCAGGTGTTGGGCTCCATTTCGTCCGCGTTGCACAGCAGGTAGCGGATGTTCATGGATTCGTCTTTGGGCATCAGGCCCCACTTCACGCC from Pseudomonas putida includes the following:
- the nuoL gene encoding NADH-quinone oxidoreductase subunit L, whose amino-acid sequence is MNLLFLTFVFPLIGFLLLSFSRGRFSENLSALIGVGSVGLSAAVAAYVIWQFNVAPPEGGAYSQLLWQWMSVDGFAPNFTLYLDGLSVTMLGVVTGVGFLIHLFASWYMRGEAGYSRFFSYTNLFIASMLFLILGDNLLFIYFGWEGVGLCSYLLIGFYYSNRNNGNAALKAFIVTRIGDVFLAIGLFILFVQLGTLNVQELLVLAPQKFQAGDTWMVLATLMLLGGAVGKSAQLPLQTWLADAMAGPTPVSALIHAATMVTAGVYLIARTNGLFLLAPDILHLVGVVGGVTLVLAGFAALVQTDIKRILAYSTMSQIGYMFLALGVGAWDAAIFHLMTHAFFKALLFLASGAVIVACHHEQNIFKMGGLWKKLPLAYASFVVGGAALAALPILTVGFYSKDEILWEAFASGNTGLLYAGLVGAFMTSLYTFRLIFIAFHGEAKTEAHAGHGISHWLPLGVLIVLSTFVGAWIHPPLAGVLPESAGHAGGEAKHSLEIASGAIAIAGILLSALLFLGKRRFVSAVANSSIGRVLSAWWFAAWGFDWIYDKLFVKPYLLISHILRKDPVDRSIGLIPRMARGGHVAMSKTETGQLRWYTASIAVGAVLVLGAVVVAAV
- the nuoJ gene encoding NADH-quinone oxidoreductase subunit J, with protein sequence MEFAFYFASGIAVVSTLRVVTGTNPVHALLYLIISLISVAMIFFALGAPFAGALEVIAYAGAIMVLFVFVVMMLNLGPASVAQERGWLKPGIWAGPVILGTLLLLELLYVLFVTPSGAGISGTTVGPKEVGISLFGPYLLVVELASMLLLAAAVTAFHLGRNEAKE
- the nuoH gene encoding NADH-quinone oxidoreductase subunit NuoH, with amino-acid sequence MSWFTPEVIDVIIQVVKAIVVLLAVVVCGALLSFVERRLLGWWQDRYGPNRVGPFGMFQIAADMLKMFFKEDWNPPFVDKMIFTLAPVVAMSALLIGFSIIPITPGWGVADLNIGLLFFFAMAGLSVYAVLFAGWSSNNKYALLGSLRASAQTVSYEVFLGLALMGVVVQVGSFNMRDIVEYQAQNLWFIIPQFFGFCTFFIAGVAVTHRHPFDQPEAEQELADGYHIEYAGMKWGMFFVGEYIGIILISALLVTLFFGGWHGPFGILPQVPFLWFALKTAFFIMLFILLRASIPRPRYDQVMDFSWKFCLPLTLINLLVTAAIVLYNTPAVAAQ
- the nuoI gene encoding NADH-quinone oxidoreductase subunit NuoI, yielding MFKYIGDIVKGTGTQLRSLAMVFSHGFRKRDTLQYPEEPVYLPPRYRGRIVLTRDPDGEERCVACNLCAVACPVGCISLQKAETEDGRWYPEFFRINFSRCIFCGLCEEACPTTAIQLTPDFEMAEFKRQDLVYEKEDLLISGPGKNPDYNFYRVAGMAIAGKPKGSAQNEAEPINVKSLLP
- the nuoK gene encoding NADH-quinone oxidoreductase subunit NuoK, with protein sequence MGAIPLEHGLAVAGILFCLGLVGLMVRRNILFVLMSLEVMMNASALAFIVAGARWVQPDGQVMFILVISLAAAEASIGLAILLQLYRRFHTLDIDAASEMRG
- the nuoF gene encoding NADH-quinone oxidoreductase subunit NuoF, with translation MTITSFGPANRIARSAETHPLTWRLRDDGEPVWLDEYQAKNGYAAARKALAEMSADDIVQSVKDSGLKGRGGAGFPTGVKWGLMPKDESMNIRYLLCNADEMEPNTWKDRMLMEQQPHLLVEGMLISARALKAYRGYIFLRGEYTTAAKNLNRAIDEAKAAGLLGKNILGSGFDFELFVHTGAGRYICGEETALINSLEGRRANPRSKPPFPAAVGVWGKPTCVNNVETLCNVPAIVANGNDWYKSLAREGSEDHGTKLMGFSGKVKNPGLWELPFGVTARELFEDYAGGMRDGFKLKCWQPGGAGTGFLLPEHLDAQMYAGGIAKVGTRMGTGLAMAVDDSVNMVSLLRNMEEFFARESCGWCTPCRDGLPWSVKMLRSLENGQGRAEDIETLLGLVNFLGPGRTFCAHAPGAVEPLGSAIKYFRSEFEAGVAPESAGTLRPNLAKPIQAGPIVVGA
- the nuoM gene encoding NADH-quinone oxidoreductase subunit M, whose protein sequence is MILPWLILIPFIGGFLCWLGERFGSTLPRWIALLTMSLLLGIGLWLWGTGDYTLAPAPGAEPAWALEYKLEWIKRFGISIHLALDGLSLLMILLTGLLGVLSVLCSWKEIQRHVGFFHLNLMWILGGVVGVFLALDLFLFFFFWEMMLVPMYFLIALWGHSSADGKKTRIYAATKFFIFTQASGLIMLVAILGLVLVNYNTTGVLTFNYSDLLKAELPAGVEYLLMLGFFIAFAVKLPVVPFHSWLPDAHAQAPTAGSVDLAGILLKTAAYGLLRFALPLFPNASAEFAPIAMTLGLIGIFYGAFLAFAQTDIKRLIAFSSVSHMGFVLIGIYSGSQQALQGAVIQMLAHGLSAAALFILSGQLYERLHTRDMRQMGGLWHRIAYLPAISLFFAAASLGLPGTGNFVGEFLILIGSFASVPWITVIATTGLVFGSVYSLIMIHRAYFGPSKSDTVLAGMDGRELIMVLGLAVLLIVLGVYPQPFLDTSAATMSGVQQWLGSAFTQLASAR
- the nuoG gene encoding NADH-quinone oxidoreductase subunit NuoG produces the protein MATIHVDGKALEVNGADNLLQACLSLGLDIPYFCWHPALGSVGACRQCAVKQYTDENDTRGRIVMSCMTPASDGTWISIDDDESKAFRASVVEWLMTNHPHDCPVCEEGGHCHLQDMTVMTGHNERRYRFTKRTHQNQDLGPFIAHEMNRCIACYRCVRYYKDYAGGTDLGVYGAHDNVYFGRVEDGVLESEFSGNLTEVCPTGVFTDKTHSERYNRKWDMQFAPSICHGCSSGCNISPGERYGELRRIENRFNGSVNQYFLCDRGRFGYGYVNRTDRPRQPRLADGTKLGLDAALDKAADLLRGRTIVGIGSPRASLESNYGLRELVGADYFYSGMEAGELARVRLALDVLNNSPLPVPTLRDIEDHDAVFVLGEDLTQTAARVALAVRQATKGKAEAMAEAMKVQPWLDAAVKNIGQHALYPLFIASLAETKLDDVAEECVHAAPADLARIGFAVAHAIDPSAPAVAGLDDEALALAKRIADALVAAKRPLVVAGTSLADPALIEAAANIAKALKLREKNGSLSLVVPEANSLGLAMLGGESADAALDAVISGKADAIVVLENDLYTRVPAAKVDAALAAAKVVIVADHSNTATLERAHLVLPAASFAEGDGTLVSQEGRAQRFFQVFDPQYLDSSILVHEGWRWMHALRATLLNKPVDWTQLDHVTSACAEAAPQLAGIVNAAPSAAFRIKGMKLAREPLRYSGRTAMRANISVHEPRTPQDKDTAFAFSMEGYSGSAEPRQQVPFAWSPGWNSPQAWNKFQDEVGGHLRAGDPGVRLIESQGDRLNWFNAIPGAFNPARGTWTAVPFFHLFGSEESSSRAAPVQERIPAAYVALAKSEADRLGVNEGTLLSLNVAGVALRLPLRINEELGAGLVALPKGLAGIPPAIFGASVEGLQEAAQ